The following are encoded together in the candidate division KSB1 bacterium genome:
- the trpC gene encoding indole-3-glycerol phosphate synthase TrpC: MTLLEPILEAVRSQTERRKKQLPLRQCRDMAEGVRDARPSFSAALKRRDVALIAEIKKASPSKGLLCSDFQPAEIARAYEQGGAAAVSVLTEEQFFQGSLEDLACVANQVSLPLLRKDFVLDPYQIYEAKLHGASAVLLLACLLDPMQLMDYVEICRSVGLEALIEVHNERELDTALAASRLIGVNNRDLKTFIVDRQTSFRLVPLIPAEYVKVSESGFSSFSEIQELRRAGYDAFLVGEALMRAQNRTEALRRLRGENADQDLRHHES; this comes from the coding sequence ATGACCCTCCTGGAGCCGATTCTCGAAGCGGTGCGCAGCCAGACCGAACGCCGCAAGAAACAGCTGCCTTTGCGGCAGTGTCGGGATATGGCGGAAGGCGTCCGCGACGCTCGGCCGAGCTTTTCGGCCGCCTTGAAGCGGCGCGACGTTGCCCTCATTGCCGAGATCAAAAAGGCTTCCCCCAGCAAGGGGCTGCTTTGCAGTGACTTTCAACCGGCAGAAATTGCTCGGGCCTACGAGCAGGGCGGCGCCGCCGCGGTTTCCGTGCTCACGGAAGAGCAATTTTTCCAAGGCAGTCTCGAGGACCTTGCCTGCGTTGCAAATCAGGTGTCGCTGCCGCTGCTGCGCAAGGATTTTGTCCTCGACCCCTATCAAATTTACGAGGCAAAACTGCACGGAGCAAGTGCGGTGCTGCTTTTGGCGTGCCTGCTCGACCCGATGCAGCTGATGGACTATGTCGAAATCTGTCGTTCGGTCGGTCTGGAAGCCCTGATCGAAGTCCACAACGAGCGTGAGCTCGATACGGCGCTCGCCGCCTCGAGGTTGATCGGCGTCAACAATCGCGACCTAAAGACGTTCATTGTCGACCGGCAGACCAGCTTTCGCCTGGTGCCGCTGATTCCGGCGGAGTACGTCAAGGTCAGCGAGAGCGGTTTTTCATCCTTTAGCGAGATTCAAGAGCTGCGGCGGGCAGGTTACGACGCCTTTCTCGTCGGCGAGGCGCTAATGCGCGCGCAAAATCGCACCGAAGCACTGCGCAGGTTGAGAGGTGAGAATGCTGATCAAGATCTGCGGCATCACGAATCGTGA
- a CDS encoding phosphoribosylanthranilate isomerase: protein MLIKICGITNREDAEAAVAAGSDAIGLIFAPSPRRVTPEQAAGIVKGLRGVLKIGVFVDESPEVIAEIRRCCALDALQLHGHESPETCRRLGGLLIKAFRVDHESVFARFVDYPAGTLFLLDAFSRQAAGGTGKVIDPAILDQCPDFSRVILAGGVGVENAASLVDRYAPLGLDANSRLELAPGKKDHDKMREFVQAVRAAERLLRAKDSVQPRGNP, encoded by the coding sequence ATGCTGATCAAGATCTGCGGCATCACGAATCGTGAGGATGCCGAGGCGGCGGTTGCCGCCGGCTCCGACGCGATCGGCCTGATCTTCGCGCCCAGTCCGCGCCGCGTGACGCCGGAGCAGGCCGCCGGCATCGTCAAGGGGCTGCGCGGCGTGCTCAAGATCGGCGTTTTTGTCGATGAATCGCCCGAGGTGATTGCGGAAATCCGCCGATGCTGCGCGCTCGATGCCCTGCAGCTGCACGGTCATGAATCGCCCGAGACCTGCCGCCGATTGGGCGGCCTACTGATCAAGGCGTTCCGCGTCGATCACGAATCGGTTTTCGCCCGCTTTGTCGATTATCCCGCCGGCACTCTGTTTCTGCTCGACGCCTTTTCGCGGCAGGCGGCAGGAGGGACCGGAAAGGTCATCGATCCGGCGATTCTCGATCAGTGTCCCGATTTTTCCCGCGTCATTCTCGCCGGCGGTGTCGGCGTTGAAAACGCCGCGTCACTTGTCGACCGCTATGCGCCGCTCGGCCTGGACGCCAACTCCAGGCTCGAACTTGCGCCGGGCAAAAAGGATCACGACAAAATGCGGGAGTTTGTCCAGGCGGTGCGCGCCGCCGAACGGCTGCTGCGCGCCAAGGATTCGGTTCAACCAAGAGGAAATCCATGA
- the trpB gene encoding tryptophan synthase subunit beta yields MRKRGYFGRFGGRFVPELLMPALYELEEGFRTIARSAEFKQELGRLLHLYAGRPTPIYFAERLSAHAGGARIFLKREDLLHTGSHKINNCLGQALLAKKMGKRNIIAETGAGQHGVATATVCALMGMNCRIFMGEEDIARQHLNVLRMRLLGAEVVPVTSGSRTLKDATSEAMRAWIASVKTTQYMLGSVVGPHPFPLMVREFQSVIGREAKRQMKRFGVDTPDYVVACVGGGSNAAGIFHPFRRSGAQLIGVEAGGRGPSLGENAASITYGSLGVFHGKKSYFLQNDQGQIVPAHSIAAGLDYPGVGPEHAYYHDRGLARYVTVTDAEALAAFRLLSQLEGIIPALESAHAVAYAVKLAAELPKDKVILVNLSGRGDKDTRALDAAGGEA; encoded by the coding sequence ATGAGAAAAAGAGGCTATTTCGGCCGCTTCGGCGGCCGCTTTGTGCCGGAGCTGCTCATGCCGGCGCTTTATGAACTGGAGGAGGGATTCAGAACCATCGCCCGTTCGGCCGAATTCAAACAGGAGCTCGGCCGGCTGCTGCACCTCTACGCCGGTCGGCCTACGCCGATCTATTTTGCCGAGCGGCTGAGCGCCCATGCCGGCGGAGCGAGAATCTTTCTCAAGCGCGAAGACCTGCTGCATACCGGCTCGCACAAGATCAACAATTGCCTGGGACAGGCGCTGCTGGCGAAAAAGATGGGCAAGCGGAACATCATTGCCGAGACGGGCGCGGGACAGCACGGCGTGGCGACGGCCACGGTCTGCGCCCTCATGGGAATGAACTGCCGCATCTTTATGGGCGAGGAGGACATAGCCCGGCAGCATTTGAACGTTCTGCGCATGCGGCTGCTCGGCGCCGAGGTGGTGCCGGTCACCAGCGGCAGCCGAACCCTAAAGGACGCCACCAGCGAGGCCATGCGCGCGTGGATCGCTTCGGTGAAAACCACTCAGTACATGCTCGGCTCGGTCGTCGGGCCGCATCCGTTTCCGCTGATGGTGCGCGAGTTCCAGTCGGTCATCGGTCGCGAGGCCAAGCGCCAGATGAAGCGCTTCGGCGTCGATACGCCGGATTACGTCGTCGCCTGCGTCGGCGGCGGCTCGAACGCCGCCGGCATCTTTCATCCCTTTCGCCGCAGCGGGGCGCAGCTGATCGGCGTTGAAGCGGGCGGCAGAGGGCCAAGCTTGGGCGAAAACGCCGCTTCCATCACCTACGGGAGCCTCGGCGTGTTTCACGGCAAAAAGAGCTATTTTCTGCAGAACGATCAAGGGCAGATCGTGCCCGCTCACTCCATTGCCGCCGGATTGGATTACCCCGGCGTCGGGCCGGAGCATGCCTACTATCACGACCGCGGCCTGGCGCGCTATGTGACGGTCACCGATGCGGAGGCCCTGGCGGCTTTTCGCCTTCTCTCGCAGTTGGAGGGCATCATTCCGGCGCTGGAAAGCGCGCATGCCGTCGCCTATGCCGTCAAACTGGCTGCCGAATTGCCGAAAGATAAAGTGATTTTGGTCAATTTATCGGGACGCGGCGACAAGGATACCCGCGCCCTCGACGCGGCAGGAGGTGAGGCATGA